In Zingiber officinale cultivar Zhangliang chromosome 3B, Zo_v1.1, whole genome shotgun sequence, a single window of DNA contains:
- the LOC122054826 gene encoding uncharacterized protein LOC122054826, translated as MTLPSSAPFQRLPLCRHLERERWFEGEGYEAMHVQGRRWSGDMGGRSDCRHSKATFWLYFKILSGPKARTILLNGAVRKGERIVPLAVLDLLMRATFPASTARVKATERFETFYPTLKELALTGSGTKTTKQASQQLLPFAIQAIQENNSELTKEATDLFIWCLTQNAECYKQWEKLYVENVGATIIVLRKLSTEWRNYSAKISPDTLKVTLKHLRAKNEDALSRNTDPSQVASIKEADKYCKTILMKLTRNFGCMKGSVLVLVLGIGLFFTLSPNAELINSENINWEKFQVLFSSLQSS; from the exons ATGACCTTGCCTTCGTCGGCGCCCTTCCAACGGCTCCCCCTTTGCCGCCACCTAGAGCGGGAGCGGTGGTTCGAGGGGGAGGGGTACGAGGCGATGCACGTTCAAGGCAGGCGGTGGAGCGGCGACATGGGCGGGCGATCTGATTGTCGGCAT tCAAAAGCTACTTTCTGGCTTTATTTCAAGATTCTCTCTGGACCGAAAGCTCGAACTATTCTGTTAAATGGCGCTGTTCGAAAGGGGGAACGCATAGTACCACTTGCTGTACTTGATCTACTCATGCGGGCGACTTTTCCTGCTTCTACAGCTCGAGTCAAG GCAACTGAAAGATTTGAGACATTTTATCCTACTCTAAAAGAGTTGGCTCTTACTGGTTCTGGTACCAAAACCACAAAGCAAGCATCACAACAGCTTTTGCCTTTTGCCATCCAAGCGATTCAAGAAA ATAATTCCGAGCTAACAAAGGAAGCGACGGATTTGTTCATCTGGTGTTTGACTCAGAATGCTGAGTGCTATAAACAGTGG GAAAAACTCTATGTAGAGAATGTTGGTGCGACAATTATTGTTCTTCGGAAACTCTCCACTGAGTGGCGAAATTACTCGGCCAAAATTTCCCCCGACACTCTCAAAGTAACACTTAAGCATTTGAGGGCTAAA AATGAAGATGCCCTGTCAAGAAACACAGACCCCAGCCAAGTAGCATCCATCAAAGAAGCTGACAAGTATTGCAAGACAATTTTGATGAAGTTAACACGTAATTTTGGCTGCATGAAGGGTAGTGTTTTGGTGCTTGTGCTGGGAATTGGTCTATTTTTCACTCTTTCACCTAATGCCGAGTTAATTAACTCGGAGAACATCAATTGGGAGAAATTTCAGGTGTTGTTCAGTTCTCTCCAATCCTCTTAG